A section of the Candidatus Aminicenantes bacterium genome encodes:
- a CDS encoding MBL fold metallo-hydrolase, with protein MLLRPIYTEKIAHSSYLVGSQDRAVIIDPRRDVDEYIYMAREFNLTITHIFQTHLHADFVSGHMELANRLGAEIIMPASAGADFPHQGVSEGDEIQIGKLLFRVLETPGHTPEHIAYVLSDLDRGDVPNAVFCGDTLFVGDVGRPDLFPGRAGELTRQLFASLHEKLLQLPDFVEVYPAHGPGSLCGRAIGQRRRSTIGYEKRLNPALQFKDPDSFQQWLLEGMPPAPDHFSRLSEINRQGPRLLRELKPMATLTPSEGRRLMEKSRGIALDLRGARSFSHSHIAGSYHISTRANLPTLAGWVIPPEHPLFLISAREEELTKAWLQLHRVGLDRIEGQLLTGIQGWEAEGFPMDSLPLLELDEFMAILKSNDPPLVVDVRSAAEFASGHIPGAINIPVADLRTRYAEVPVDRPTVLTCSGGYIGSLGCSLLKQRGRHRVSNLRFGLTRYIEAGGNLV; from the coding sequence ATGCTGTTAAGACCCATTTACACTGAAAAAATCGCCCACAGTTCATACCTTGTGGGCAGCCAAGACCGAGCCGTTATCATCGATCCCCGTCGCGACGTGGATGAGTACATCTACATGGCGCGGGAATTCAACTTAACCATCACCCACATTTTCCAGACCCATCTTCATGCTGATTTCGTATCCGGTCACATGGAGCTCGCCAACCGCTTGGGGGCTGAAATCATCATGCCCGCCTCAGCCGGAGCCGACTTTCCCCACCAGGGGGTATCCGAGGGCGACGAGATCCAGATCGGCAAACTGCTGTTTCGTGTCCTGGAAACTCCGGGACACACACCGGAACACATAGCATACGTTTTGAGCGACCTGGATCGCGGCGATGTGCCTAATGCCGTCTTCTGCGGAGACACGCTGTTCGTGGGAGACGTGGGTCGACCCGACCTTTTCCCCGGCCGCGCCGGGGAACTAACCCGCCAGTTGTTTGCCAGTTTGCACGAAAAGCTCCTGCAATTGCCTGATTTTGTTGAAGTTTACCCGGCTCACGGACCGGGATCGCTTTGCGGCCGCGCCATCGGCCAACGGCGACGCTCCACCATCGGCTATGAAAAACGCCTTAATCCCGCCCTGCAGTTCAAGGATCCGGATTCTTTTCAACAATGGTTGCTCGAAGGCATGCCGCCGGCGCCGGATCATTTTTCACGACTCAGCGAGATCAACCGCCAGGGACCGCGCTTGCTGCGCGAGCTGAAGCCCATGGCCACCCTTACGCCCTCCGAAGGCCGCCGATTGATGGAAAAGTCCCGGGGAATCGCCCTTGACCTCCGCGGGGCGCGCAGTTTTTCCCATTCACATATCGCTGGCTCCTATCACATCAGCACCCGCGCCAATCTCCCCACACTTGCCGGATGGGTCATTCCTCCGGAACACCCCCTTTTCCTGATTTCCGCCCGTGAAGAAGAGTTGACCAAAGCCTGGCTACAACTGCACCGCGTAGGTCTGGACCGGATCGAAGGTCAGTTGCTCACCGGGATCCAGGGATGGGAAGCCGAAGGGTTCCCCATGGATTCATTGCCGTTGCTGGAACTGGATGAATTCATGGCCATACTCAAAAGCAATGATCCACCCCTGGTGGTGGATGTCCGGAGTGCCGCCGAATTCGCTTCCGGACACATTCCCGGCGCAATCAACATCCCTGTGGCGGACCTGCGCACCCGCTACGCGGAGGTGCCCGTGGATCGACCCACCGTGTTAACCTGCAGTGGGGGGTACATCGGCAGCCTAGGATGCAGTTTGCTCAAACAGAGGGGGCGGCACCGGGTCTCAAACCTGAGAT
- the lnt gene encoding apolipoprotein N-acyltransferase: MPVQNRAVKPRFRRALPWLAAVASGVLYALAFPRFDLFPLAFIFLLPLLAALDHTPLNAFSLFLVFGATAHLVLLYWMPRVMIRYGGMSVALSILAFLMVAAILSLVTAIAGWGMGRLWRAPRPWWFAVALLWVGKDLVLEEFMTGFPWCLVGTSQYRNLPFLQTAALGGVHFTGLLVILINLLFFRWWRHRDRRSGTLLILILVLTHGGGWLRMSRLESNLRNLPHHRAGVIQPNSHHDRVLSWREREIRLEELLAESGRLVKEGGAEFVVWPEYSVTLYPLQNTVYRDRMLRFSRQYAPLLAGFTDIQDKGIIKNAMVRFAAKGIQTYHKVHLTPFGEYIPFRRLFFFVPRIVNEITDFTPGDSLHSLTINDVPVATPICFEIVFPRLVRSLVTGGAQIIVTISNDSWFGDTSAPGQHMSAAVLRSVENQRYLLRSTSNGISVAVSPGGRIIRYSPYGKADRFVVPLHYLNARTPFMRGGWLFAHLCLILGLGALFICRQKRRG; this comes from the coding sequence ATGCCGGTGCAGAACCGCGCCGTGAAACCGCGATTCCGCCGCGCCCTTCCCTGGCTCGCCGCCGTGGCTTCCGGTGTGCTCTACGCCCTGGCTTTCCCGCGTTTCGACCTCTTTCCCCTGGCGTTCATCTTTTTGCTGCCTTTGTTGGCGGCATTGGATCATACCCCGCTGAACGCCTTTTCTCTGTTCCTGGTATTCGGTGCCACCGCCCACTTGGTGCTGTTATACTGGATGCCCCGGGTCATGATCCGCTACGGCGGCATGAGCGTGGCGCTGAGCATCCTGGCATTCCTCATGGTAGCGGCCATCCTTTCGCTGGTTACCGCGATTGCCGGCTGGGGAATGGGGCGGCTGTGGCGGGCGCCCAGACCCTGGTGGTTCGCCGTCGCCCTTCTCTGGGTGGGGAAAGATCTGGTTCTGGAAGAGTTCATGACCGGGTTTCCCTGGTGCCTGGTGGGAACCTCCCAATACCGCAACCTGCCCTTCCTGCAAACCGCCGCCCTGGGCGGGGTTCACTTCACGGGGTTGCTGGTGATTCTGATCAACCTGCTTTTCTTTCGCTGGTGGCGACACCGCGACCGCCGCAGCGGCACCCTGCTGATCCTGATTTTGGTTTTAACCCACGGGGGCGGCTGGCTGCGGATGAGCCGGCTGGAATCCAACCTGCGCAACCTTCCCCACCACCGCGCGGGCGTCATTCAACCCAACAGCCACCATGACCGGGTACTCTCATGGCGGGAGCGGGAAATCCGACTCGAAGAGTTGTTGGCGGAATCGGGCCGGCTGGTGAAAGAGGGGGGCGCCGAATTCGTGGTCTGGCCGGAATACTCCGTTACCCTTTATCCCCTGCAGAACACCGTTTACCGGGATCGCATGTTGCGTTTCTCGCGCCAATATGCGCCTTTGCTGGCTGGTTTCACCGACATCCAGGACAAGGGCATCATCAAGAACGCCATGGTGCGCTTCGCCGCGAAAGGAATCCAGACCTACCATAAGGTCCACCTGACTCCCTTCGGCGAGTACATCCCCTTTCGCCGGCTGTTCTTTTTTGTTCCCCGAATCGTAAACGAGATAACTGATTTCACACCCGGTGACTCCCTGCATTCCCTGACCATCAATGATGTACCTGTGGCCACGCCCATCTGTTTTGAAATTGTTTTTCCGCGCCTGGTGCGCAGCCTGGTCACGGGCGGCGCGCAAATTATTGTTACCATCTCCAATGATTCCTGGTTCGGCGACACCTCGGCGCCCGGGCAACACATGAGCGCCGCAGTGCTGCGCAGCGTTGAAAACCAACGGTACCTGCTTCGCTCCACATCCAATGGAATCTCAGTGGCCGTGTCTCCCGGGGGCCGCATCATCCGCTATTCCCCTTACGGAAAAGCGGACCGGTTCGTGGTACCGCTACACTACCTGAACGCCCGTACGCCCTTTATGCGCGGGGGCTGGTTGTTCGCCCATCTCTGCCTGATACTGGGGCTTGGGGCCCTGTTCATCTGCCGGCAAAAACGCCGGGGTTGA
- a CDS encoding SPOR domain-containing protein: protein MRDKHRTVLEIKITFVHVVVFLSAVILIGIFLFYLGYQAGKAAAMTPAGAKVTSSSEHIPLEEERVSEKPSAIRQEMDIHGRADTAAAEPGSEPASARKVKPRQVERDSYYAVQVGAFENHAEAKSYSDLFINNNFPTEIQRVVVHEKTMYRVLVGRFDSKQEAQDGKERMQKIAGRTGFFLRRMP, encoded by the coding sequence ATGAGGGACAAGCACCGCACGGTCCTGGAAATCAAAATCACTTTTGTGCACGTAGTGGTGTTTCTCTCCGCCGTGATTCTCATCGGTATCTTTCTCTTTTACCTGGGATACCAGGCGGGCAAAGCCGCCGCCATGACCCCGGCGGGAGCGAAGGTTACCTCCAGCAGTGAACACATCCCCCTGGAAGAGGAACGGGTATCTGAAAAGCCCAGCGCCATCAGGCAAGAGATGGACATTCACGGCCGGGCGGATACCGCTGCCGCGGAACCCGGCTCCGAACCCGCTTCGGCGCGGAAAGTCAAACCCCGACAGGTGGAAAGAGACAGCTACTACGCGGTGCAGGTGGGCGCTTTTGAAAACCATGCCGAAGCCAAATCCTATTCCGACCTCTTTATCAACAACAATTTTCCCACGGAAATCCAGCGCGTGGTGGTGCATGAAAAAACCATGTACCGGGTACTGGTGGGCCGCTTTGACTCCAAGCAGGAGGCTCAGGACGGCAAGGAGCGCATGCAGAAGATCGCCGGCCGTACCGGTTTTTTCCTGCGCCGCATGCCCTGA